One genomic region from Streptomyces sp. NBC_00582 encodes:
- a CDS encoding aromatic ring-hydroxylating oxygenase subunit alpha, protein MTSTSLPDSLIATLPGSSYTDPGIFAQEQERIFETMWFCVARASELAKPGAFRTVDVGRESILITRARDNSVRAYFNVCRHRGAKLCTEETGEVKRAFQCPYHAWTYDLNGKLVAAPNLTKMPDVGRTEYGLVSVAVREWLGYVWVCLAENPPSFEEDVLGAVIERLGDLESIERYDVDNLQVGRRITYDVKANWKLIIENFMECYHCATIHPELTEVLPEFADGYAAQYYVGHGAEFGEEIQGFTVDGSEGLDRIPGVAEDQDRRYYAITVKPQVFINLVPDHVIFHRMYPVAVDRTIVECDWLYLPHVVDSGKDVSRSVELFHRVNEQDFEACERTQPGMSSRMYAKGGVLVPSEHHIGAFHDWVNERLGTPQA, encoded by the coding sequence GTGACCTCGACCAGTCTGCCGGACAGCCTGATCGCCACCCTTCCCGGCTCCTCCTACACGGATCCCGGGATCTTCGCCCAGGAGCAGGAGCGCATCTTCGAGACCATGTGGTTCTGCGTGGCGCGCGCCTCGGAGCTGGCCAAGCCCGGCGCGTTCCGCACCGTGGACGTGGGCCGCGAGTCCATCCTGATCACCCGGGCCCGGGACAACTCCGTCCGCGCCTACTTCAACGTGTGCCGTCACCGCGGGGCGAAGCTCTGCACGGAGGAGACGGGCGAGGTCAAGCGGGCCTTCCAGTGCCCTTACCACGCCTGGACCTACGACCTCAACGGCAAGCTCGTCGCCGCGCCGAACCTGACCAAGATGCCCGACGTCGGCCGCACCGAGTACGGGCTCGTCAGCGTCGCGGTGCGCGAGTGGCTCGGCTATGTGTGGGTGTGCCTGGCGGAGAACCCGCCGTCCTTCGAGGAGGACGTGCTCGGCGCGGTGATCGAGCGGCTCGGCGACCTGGAGTCGATCGAGCGGTACGACGTCGACAACCTCCAGGTCGGCCGCCGTATCACCTACGACGTGAAGGCGAACTGGAAGCTCATCATCGAGAACTTCATGGAGTGCTACCACTGCGCCACCATCCACCCCGAACTCACCGAGGTCCTTCCGGAGTTCGCCGACGGCTACGCGGCCCAGTACTACGTGGGCCACGGCGCGGAGTTCGGCGAGGAGATCCAGGGCTTCACCGTCGACGGCTCCGAAGGCCTGGACCGCATCCCCGGGGTGGCCGAGGACCAGGACCGGCGCTACTACGCGATCACCGTCAAGCCGCAGGTCTTCATCAACCTCGTCCCCGACCACGTCATCTTCCACCGTATGTACCCGGTGGCGGTGGACCGCACGATCGTCGAGTGCGACTGGCTCTACCTGCCGCACGTCGTCGACAGCGGCAAGGACGTCTCCCGCTCGGTGGAGCTGTTCCACCGGGTCAACGAGCAGGACTTCGAGGCCTGCGAGCGCACCCAGCCCGGCATGAGCTCGCGGATGTACGCCAAGGGCGGTGTGCTGGTGCCCAGCGAGCACCACATCGGTGCCTTCCACGACTGGGTCAACGAGCGCCTCGGCACCCCCCAGGCCTGA
- a CDS encoding IclR family transcriptional regulator, which produces MQSVDRAISVLEILAQRGEAGVSEVAAEIDVHKSTAFRLLGALEARGLVEQAGERGKYRLGFGIVRLAGAVTGRLDITQQGRPVCERLAEEIGETVNIAVMQEHYAINLYQVRGPAAVAAHNWVGELTPLHATSSGKVLLAHLPAKERAAVLAKSGLEKVGPHTITAKAKLEKNLAEARERGYAWTLEELEIGLHAMAAPIRDRDGEVIAALSASGPSYRFTEERLHELSPILLKGAEEISHRMGFLG; this is translated from the coding sequence GTGCAGTCGGTCGACCGCGCCATCAGCGTGCTGGAAATCCTGGCCCAGCGCGGCGAGGCGGGCGTCAGCGAGGTGGCCGCCGAGATCGATGTTCACAAGTCCACCGCGTTCCGTCTGCTCGGCGCCCTGGAGGCGCGCGGTCTGGTGGAGCAGGCGGGCGAGCGCGGCAAGTACCGGCTCGGCTTCGGCATCGTACGCCTGGCCGGCGCGGTCACGGGACGGCTCGACATCACCCAGCAGGGACGGCCCGTCTGCGAACGCCTCGCCGAGGAGATCGGCGAGACGGTCAACATCGCGGTCATGCAGGAGCACTACGCGATCAACCTGTACCAGGTGCGCGGCCCGGCGGCCGTCGCCGCGCACAACTGGGTCGGTGAGCTGACCCCGCTGCACGCGACGTCGAGCGGCAAGGTCCTGCTGGCCCACCTCCCCGCCAAGGAGCGGGCGGCGGTGCTGGCGAAGTCCGGCCTGGAGAAGGTCGGCCCGCACACCATCACCGCGAAGGCGAAGCTGGAGAAGAACCTGGCGGAGGCCCGGGAGCGCGGTTACGCCTGGACGCTGGAGGAGCTGGAGATCGGGCTCCACGCGATGGCCGCCCCGATCCGGGACCGGGACGGCGAGGTCATCGCGGCGCTCAGCGCGTCCGGCCCCTCGTACCGCTTCACGGAGGAGCGGCTGCACGAGCTCTCGCCGATCCTCCTCAAGGGCGCGGAGGAGATCAGCCACCGCATGGGGTTCCTGGGCTGA
- the betA gene encoding choline dehydrogenase translates to MASLQYDFVIVGGGSAGSALANRLSADPSNRVLVLEAGRSDYPWDVFIHMPAALTYPIGSRFYDWKYESEPEPHMGGRRIYHARGKVLGGSSSINGMIFQRGNPMDYERWAADPGMETWDYAHCLPYFRRMENCLAADPDDEFRGHDGPLVLERGPATNPLFGAFLKATEEAGYAPTTDVNGYRQEGFAQFDRNVSRGRRLSASKAYLKPVRKRPNLTVTTRALVTRVLFEGKKAVGVEYRRGRGAPQQVRAKEVILCGGAINSPQLLQLSGVGNAEELRALGIDVVHDLPGVGENMQDHLEVYIQYACKQPVSMQPYLAKWRAPFIGLQWLFRKGPAATNHFEAGGFARSNEDVDYPNLMFHFLPIAVRYDGSVPAGGHGYQVHVGPMYSDAIGSVKIKSKDPREHPALRFNYLSTEQDRREWVEAIRVARKLLNQPALAPYNDGEISPGPSVESDEEILAWVAKDGETALHPSCTCKMGTDEMSVVDPTSMRVHGVDGLRVVDASVMPYVTNGNIYAPVMMIAEKAADLILGKEPLAPSKAAYYRHRDARQQAR, encoded by the coding sequence ATGGCTTCCCTGCAGTACGACTTCGTCATCGTCGGTGGTGGTTCGGCCGGCAGCGCACTGGCGAACAGGCTCTCCGCGGATCCGTCGAACCGGGTCCTGGTGCTGGAGGCCGGCCGGTCCGACTATCCCTGGGATGTGTTCATCCACATGCCGGCCGCCCTGACCTATCCGATCGGCAGCCGGTTCTACGACTGGAAGTACGAGTCCGAGCCCGAGCCCCACATGGGCGGCCGGCGCATCTACCACGCGCGCGGCAAGGTCCTGGGCGGTTCCAGCAGCATCAACGGCATGATCTTCCAGCGCGGCAACCCGATGGACTACGAACGCTGGGCCGCGGACCCCGGCATGGAGACCTGGGACTACGCGCACTGTCTGCCGTACTTCCGGCGCATGGAGAACTGTCTCGCCGCCGACCCGGACGACGAGTTCCGCGGCCACGACGGCCCCCTCGTCCTGGAGCGCGGCCCGGCCACCAACCCCCTCTTCGGCGCCTTCCTCAAGGCCACGGAGGAGGCCGGCTACGCGCCCACGACCGATGTCAACGGCTACCGGCAGGAAGGTTTCGCCCAGTTCGACCGCAACGTCTCCCGCGGGCGTCGACTCTCCGCCTCCAAGGCCTACCTCAAGCCGGTCCGCAAGCGTCCCAACCTCACCGTCACCACCCGCGCCCTGGTCACCCGCGTCCTCTTCGAGGGCAAGAAGGCCGTCGGTGTCGAGTACCGGCGCGGCAGGGGCGCCCCCCAGCAGGTCCGCGCCAAGGAAGTCATCCTCTGCGGCGGTGCGATCAACTCCCCGCAGCTCCTGCAGCTCTCCGGGGTCGGCAACGCGGAGGAACTGCGCGCCCTGGGCATCGACGTCGTCCACGACCTGCCCGGCGTGGGCGAGAACATGCAGGACCACCTCGAGGTCTACATCCAGTACGCCTGCAAGCAGCCCGTCTCCATGCAGCCGTACCTCGCGAAGTGGCGGGCCCCCTTCATCGGGCTGCAGTGGCTCTTCCGCAAGGGGCCGGCCGCCACGAACCACTTCGAGGCCGGCGGCTTCGCCCGCAGCAACGAGGACGTGGACTACCCGAACCTGATGTTCCACTTCCTGCCCATCGCGGTCCGCTACGACGGCTCCGTGCCCGCCGGCGGCCACGGCTACCAGGTCCATGTCGGGCCCATGTACTCCGACGCCATCGGCTCGGTGAAGATCAAGAGCAAGGACCCGCGCGAACACCCCGCCCTGCGCTTCAACTACCTCTCCACCGAGCAGGACCGCCGCGAATGGGTCGAGGCGATCCGGGTCGCCCGCAAGCTCCTCAACCAGCCCGCCCTCGCCCCCTACAACGACGGGGAGATCTCCCCCGGTCCCTCCGTGGAGAGCGACGAGGAGATCCTCGCCTGGGTCGCCAAGGACGGCGAGACGGCCCTGCACCCCTCCTGCACCTGCAAGATGGGCACCGACGAGATGTCCGTCGTCGACCCCACCAGCATGCGGGTGCACGGTGTGGACGGCCTGCGTGTCGTCGACGCCTCGGTCATGCCGTACGTCACCAACGGCAACATCTACGCCCCGGTGATGATGATCGCGGAGAAGGCCGCCGACCTGATCCTCGGCAAGGAGCCCCTGGCCCCCTCGAAGGCCGCGTACTACCGTCACCGCGACGCCCGGCAGCAGGCCCGGTAG
- a CDS encoding 5,10-methylenetetrahydrofolate reductase has product MAADGVRTLLERVRYEVLPAKATEDAVLAHVPRDVVVTVTASPVKGLEPTLDLTARLRAHGYRVVPHVPARLLRDDAHLKEVTGRLRELGVDDVFVPAGDANPPAGAYEGALPVLRRLSELGGPFARVGITGYPESHPLIHDDLTIQAMWDKREHATYIVSNLCFDARVLGEWIARIRRRDVVLPVHVGVAGPVQRAKLLALATKIGVGESTRFLTRHPWWFLRFAAPGGYAPERLLGRAEEALTAPMAGVEGLHVFTFNQIAETERWRRALLDRLPD; this is encoded by the coding sequence TTGGCCGCCGACGGGGTGCGGACGCTGCTGGAGCGCGTCCGCTACGAGGTACTGCCCGCGAAGGCGACCGAGGACGCGGTCCTCGCCCACGTACCGCGCGATGTCGTCGTCACCGTGACGGCGTCCCCGGTCAAGGGCCTGGAACCGACCCTCGACCTCACCGCGCGCCTCAGGGCGCACGGCTACCGCGTCGTCCCGCACGTGCCCGCGCGGCTGCTGCGGGACGACGCGCACCTCAAGGAGGTCACCGGCCGGCTCCGGGAGCTCGGCGTGGACGACGTCTTCGTTCCGGCGGGCGACGCGAACCCGCCCGCAGGGGCCTACGAGGGCGCGCTGCCGGTCCTGCGCAGGCTGAGCGAGCTGGGCGGCCCCTTCGCCCGGGTGGGCATCACCGGCTACCCCGAGAGCCATCCCCTCATCCACGACGACCTCACCATCCAGGCGATGTGGGACAAGCGCGAGCACGCCACGTACATCGTGAGCAACCTCTGCTTCGACGCGCGTGTGCTGGGGGAGTGGATCGCCCGGATCAGGCGCCGGGACGTCGTCCTGCCCGTGCACGTCGGCGTCGCCGGGCCCGTGCAGCGGGCGAAGCTGCTCGCCCTGGCGACGAAGATCGGTGTGGGGGAGTCGACCCGGTTCCTGACCAGGCACCCGTGGTGGTTCCTGCGCTTCGCCGCGCCCGGGGGCTATGCGCCCGAGAGGCTGCTCGGCCGCGCCGAGGAGGCCCTCACGGCGCCCATGGCCGGCGTCGAGGGCCTCCATGTGTTCACGTTCAACCAGATCGCCGAGACCGAGAGGTGGCGGCGGGCTCTGCTGGACCGGCTCCCGGACTGA
- the purU gene encoding formyltetrahydrofolate deformylase yields MSPRPQPGREYVLTLSCPDSAGLVHAVSGFLVRNSGNILESQQFDDRLQGRFFMRVHFDVSDPSADLQNLRYRFGPVADAYRISWTLRDASTPTRTLIMVSKFGHCLNDLLFRRRTGSLNIEIPAIVSNHRDFEGLAETYGIPFHHIPVTRDTKPEAEARLLELVRELDVDLVVLARYMQILSDDLCKRLEGRAINIHHSFLPSFKGAKPYDQAYDRGVKLVGATAHYVTPDLDEGQIIDQDVVRVDHSLDPGELVTVGRDVEAQVLAHAVKWHSESRVMVDGNRTVVFR; encoded by the coding sequence ATGTCCCCCCGACCTCAGCCCGGCCGCGAGTACGTCCTCACCCTTTCGTGTCCCGACAGCGCGGGACTGGTCCACGCCGTGAGCGGCTTCCTCGTCCGCAACTCCGGGAACATCCTGGAGAGTCAGCAGTTCGACGACCGTCTCCAGGGCCGTTTCTTCATGAGAGTCCACTTCGACGTGTCGGACCCGAGCGCCGATCTGCAAAATCTGCGTTACCGATTCGGTCCCGTGGCGGACGCCTACCGGATCTCCTGGACCCTGCGGGACGCGTCCACTCCGACGCGGACGCTCATCATGGTGTCCAAGTTCGGGCACTGCCTGAACGATCTGCTGTTCCGCCGGCGCACGGGTTCCCTCAACATAGAAATCCCGGCGATCGTCTCCAATCACCGGGATTTCGAAGGCCTGGCGGAGACCTACGGCATTCCCTTCCACCACATCCCGGTGACGAGGGACACCAAGCCCGAGGCGGAGGCCCGCCTGCTGGAGCTGGTGCGCGAGCTCGACGTCGACCTCGTCGTCCTCGCCCGGTACATGCAGATCCTCTCGGACGACCTGTGCAAGCGGCTCGAGGGCCGCGCCATCAACATCCACCACTCCTTCCTCCCCAGCTTCAAGGGGGCGAAGCCGTACGACCAGGCCTACGACCGGGGCGTCAAGCTGGTCGGCGCTACCGCGCACTACGTCACGCCGGACCTGGACGAGGGCCAGATCATCGACCAGGACGTGGTCCGGGTGGACCACTCCCTCGACCCCGGCGAGCTGGTCACGGTCGGCCGGGACGTCGAGGCGCAGGTCCTGGCGCACGCGGTGAAGTGGCACAGCGAGAGCCGGGTGATGGTGGACGGCAACCGTACGGTTGTCTTCCGCTGA
- a CDS encoding aldehyde dehydrogenase family protein, whose protein sequence is MADLYVAGEWREPVAGGRRDIRCPADGTLSATVSEGTRPDTEAAIIAARRAFDEGPWPHTPERERGALLLRTADLIERDAKLFARAESLDTGKRLVESEYDIADVVSCFRYYGGLGGTDAGRVIDTGRDDAVSRVVYEPVGVCGLITPWNYPLLQASWKVAPALLAGNTFVLKPSELTPSTSVLLMKALEEAGLPAGVGNLVLGSGPEAGAPLSEHPAVDLVSFTGGLETGKRIMATAAATVKKVALELGGKNPNVIFADADFETAVDFALTAVFLHSGQVCSAGARLIVEDSLHDRLVDEVVRRARQIRLGGPFDPEAETGALISAQHLAKVEAYVAAGIAEGAVLRCGGERPADPALANGHYYPPTVLDECRQDMRVVHEESFGPVLTVERFTDEDDAVRIANDTEYGLAGAVWTQDAGKAQRVARRLRHGTVWINDYHPYVPQAEWGGFGHSGVGRELGPTGLNEYREPKHIWQNIQPRPQHWFRG, encoded by the coding sequence GTGGCAGACCTGTATGTGGCCGGTGAATGGCGGGAGCCGGTGGCCGGAGGCCGCCGTGACATCCGATGTCCCGCCGACGGCACGCTCTCCGCGACCGTATCGGAAGGGACACGTCCCGACACCGAGGCGGCGATCATCGCGGCTCGCCGGGCCTTCGACGAAGGCCCCTGGCCGCACACCCCCGAGCGTGAGCGCGGCGCCCTGCTGCTGCGCACCGCCGATCTCATCGAGCGCGACGCCAAGCTGTTCGCCCGCGCCGAGTCCCTCGACACCGGCAAGAGGCTGGTGGAGAGCGAGTACGACATCGCCGACGTCGTCTCCTGCTTCCGATACTACGGCGGGCTCGGCGGAACCGACGCGGGCCGCGTGATCGACACCGGCCGCGACGACGCCGTGAGCCGTGTGGTGTACGAACCCGTCGGTGTGTGCGGGCTGATCACCCCCTGGAACTACCCCCTGCTCCAGGCGTCCTGGAAGGTCGCCCCCGCGCTGCTCGCCGGGAACACCTTCGTCCTCAAGCCCAGCGAGCTCACCCCCTCCACCTCCGTCCTGCTGATGAAGGCCCTGGAGGAGGCCGGGCTCCCGGCCGGCGTCGGCAACCTCGTCCTCGGCAGCGGACCCGAGGCCGGCGCCCCCCTCTCCGAGCACCCCGCGGTCGACCTGGTCTCCTTCACCGGAGGCCTGGAGACCGGCAAGCGGATCATGGCCACCGCCGCGGCGACCGTGAAGAAGGTGGCGCTGGAGCTCGGTGGCAAGAACCCCAACGTGATCTTCGCCGACGCCGACTTCGAGACGGCCGTGGACTTCGCCCTGACGGCCGTCTTCCTGCACTCGGGCCAGGTCTGCTCGGCCGGCGCCCGGCTGATCGTCGAGGACTCGCTGCACGACCGGCTCGTCGACGAGGTCGTACGCCGGGCCCGGCAGATCCGGCTCGGCGGCCCCTTCGACCCCGAGGCCGAGACCGGCGCGCTGATCTCCGCCCAGCACCTGGCGAAGGTCGAGGCGTACGTGGCGGCCGGGATCGCCGAGGGCGCCGTCCTGCGCTGCGGCGGCGAGCGCCCCGCCGACCCCGCCCTCGCGAACGGTCACTACTACCCGCCGACCGTCCTCGACGAGTGCCGGCAGGACATGCGCGTGGTGCACGAGGAGTCCTTCGGACCCGTCCTGACGGTGGAGCGCTTCACCGACGAGGACGACGCCGTACGCATCGCCAACGACACCGAGTACGGCCTCGCCGGAGCCGTGTGGACCCAGGACGCCGGCAAGGCCCAGCGGGTCGCCCGGCGGCTGCGCCACGGCACCGTGTGGATCAACGACTACCACCCCTATGTGCCGCAAGCGGAATGGGGTGGGTTCGGACACTCGGGCGTGGGCCGCGAGCTGGGACCGACCGGCCTGAACGAGTACCGAGAGCCCAAGCACATCTGGCAGAACATCCAACCCCGGCCGCAGCACTGGTTCCGCGGCTGA
- a CDS encoding quaternary amine ABC transporter ATP-binding protein, whose amino-acid sequence MTPTQTEVSQRRGTPQDADGAPVISVRNLWKVFGPKAERVPGDAELCGLTRRELMDRTGCTAAVRDVNFDVRKGEVFVVMGLSGSGKSTLVRCLTRLIEPTSGELVFEGQDIRQADAARLRDLRRRKFSMVFQHFGLLPHRRVVDNVAFGLEIRGMGRAERTKRALEVVELVGLAGYENSYPDQLSGGMQQRVGLARALAGDPDVLFFDEPFSALDPLIRRDMQNEVIRLHHEVGKTMVFITHDLSEALKLGDRILIMRDGKMVQCGTGDELVGAPADDYVREFVKDVPRGDVLTLRWIMRAPEDGDALDGPELGPDVVVREATRAVLAAEKPVKVVEDGKLLGIVGDEEILAVVAGQEGGRG is encoded by the coding sequence GTGACCCCCACACAGACCGAGGTATCCCAGCGGCGCGGCACACCTCAGGACGCGGACGGCGCTCCTGTCATCTCCGTGCGCAATCTGTGGAAGGTGTTCGGACCGAAGGCCGAGCGGGTTCCGGGTGACGCGGAGCTGTGCGGCCTGACCCGTCGTGAGCTGATGGACCGCACCGGCTGTACCGCCGCCGTGCGGGATGTGAACTTCGACGTCCGCAAGGGCGAGGTGTTCGTCGTCATGGGCCTGTCCGGCTCGGGCAAGTCGACGCTGGTGCGCTGTCTGACCCGGCTGATCGAGCCCACCTCGGGGGAGCTGGTCTTCGAGGGGCAGGACATCCGCCAGGCGGACGCGGCCCGGCTGCGGGACCTGCGGCGGCGCAAGTTCTCGATGGTCTTCCAGCATTTCGGGCTGCTGCCGCACCGCCGGGTGGTGGACAACGTGGCGTTCGGGCTGGAGATCCGCGGGATGGGCAGGGCGGAGCGCACCAAGCGCGCGCTGGAGGTCGTGGAGCTGGTCGGCCTGGCCGGTTACGAGAACTCCTACCCCGACCAGCTCTCGGGCGGTATGCAGCAGCGCGTCGGCCTGGCCCGCGCGCTGGCGGGAGATCCGGACGTGCTGTTCTTCGACGAGCCGTTCTCCGCGCTGGACCCGCTGATCCGCCGGGACATGCAGAACGAGGTCATCCGTCTCCACCACGAGGTCGGCAAGACGATGGTCTTCATCACCCACGACCTGTCCGAGGCGCTGAAGCTGGGCGACCGCATCCTGATCATGCGGGACGGAAAGATGGTCCAGTGCGGCACCGGTGACGAGCTGGTGGGCGCGCCGGCGGACGACTACGTGCGCGAGTTCGTCAAGGACGTGCCGCGTGGCGATGTGCTGACCCTGCGGTGGATCATGCGGGCGCCGGAGGACGGCGACGCGCTGGACGGGCCCGAGCTGGGGCCGGACGTGGTGGTCCGCGAGGCCACCCGGGCGGTGCTCGCCGCCGAGAAGCCGGTGAAGGTCGTCGAGGACGGCAAGCTGCTGGGCATCGTCGGCGACGAGGAGATCCTCGCGGTCGTCGCCGGGCAGGAAGGCGGCAGGGGATGA
- a CDS encoding ABC transporter permease: MTAVIEQPETTETAAPAEPVNPARKISRPMAVGAILVVWLLLFAVLRGKQTLSLAAADLTDLHRWFNDVNDSIGANRNSNPLFLYFFNEIRLVIDNLVTFIQDLVSQPSGTRPVPQIGWLGVVGIAGYVSWAVGNWRVALLAVAGFTFMGLQGLWQESMDTLALTLSAVLVALLLAIPLGVWAGMSDRFNRVVTPFLDLMQTMPTFVYLAPLTLFFLIGGASAVIATAIYAAPPAIRITAHAIRSVPETTAEAADSLGATRRQALLKVLLPMSKRTVVMGVNQSIMAALAMVTIAALIDAPGLGKTVVQALQSLDVGTAFNAGLAIVVMAIVLDRVTTAASAREEASRGSKNRFLRWRPQLLGAGAVVTVVLIYMSHTYVWAAEFPGEGSLGSSIASAADTATNWAQDNLSGLTNAFRDAITNGLLNPFQTLLTDSPWWLVAAVLVGLAVVLGGWRAGVTTVVCVGLLVGTGVWSDAMTTLASTVVATVLVMVLGMVFGVWMGRSVLVDRVLRPSLDAAQVMPPFVYLVPFLALFGATRFTAIVAAIVYAAPVAMKIIADGVRAVPQTTVEAATSAGCNTWQIITKVQLPMSRSALTLATNQGLIYVLSMVVVGGLVGAGALGYDVVAGFSQGQLYGKGLAAGLAIVLLGVMFDRITQAAARRASA; this comes from the coding sequence ATGACCGCCGTCATCGAGCAACCCGAGACGACGGAGACGGCCGCACCGGCCGAGCCCGTCAACCCCGCCCGGAAGATCTCCCGGCCCATGGCGGTCGGCGCGATCCTCGTCGTCTGGCTGCTGCTCTTCGCCGTCCTGCGCGGAAAGCAGACGCTGTCCCTCGCCGCGGCCGATCTGACGGATCTGCACCGCTGGTTCAACGACGTCAACGACTCCATCGGCGCCAACCGCAACTCCAACCCGCTCTTCCTCTACTTCTTCAACGAGATCCGCCTGGTCATCGACAACCTGGTGACCTTCATCCAGGACCTCGTCTCCCAGCCCTCCGGCACCCGGCCCGTCCCGCAGATCGGCTGGCTCGGCGTGGTCGGCATCGCCGGATACGTCTCCTGGGCGGTGGGCAACTGGCGGGTGGCGCTGCTGGCGGTGGCCGGGTTCACCTTCATGGGCCTGCAGGGGCTGTGGCAGGAGAGCATGGACACCCTGGCCCTCACGCTCTCCGCGGTCCTCGTCGCACTGCTGTTGGCGATCCCGCTGGGGGTGTGGGCGGGCATGTCCGACCGGTTCAACCGGGTCGTGACGCCCTTCCTGGATCTCATGCAGACGATGCCGACCTTCGTCTATCTGGCCCCGCTGACCCTGTTCTTCCTGATCGGCGGTGCCTCGGCCGTGATCGCCACGGCGATCTACGCGGCCCCGCCGGCGATCCGCATCACCGCCCACGCCATCCGCTCGGTCCCCGAGACCACCGCCGAGGCGGCCGACTCGCTCGGGGCCACCCGTCGACAGGCGCTGCTGAAGGTGCTGCTGCCGATGTCCAAGCGGACCGTGGTGATGGGCGTCAACCAGTCGATCATGGCCGCACTCGCCATGGTCACCATCGCCGCCCTGATCGACGCGCCGGGTCTCGGCAAGACGGTCGTCCAGGCACTGCAGTCCCTCGACGTCGGTACGGCCTTCAACGCGGGGCTGGCGATCGTCGTGATGGCGATCGTCCTCGACCGGGTCACCACCGCGGCCAGCGCCCGCGAGGAGGCCAGCCGGGGCTCGAAGAACCGCTTCCTCAGGTGGCGCCCGCAGCTGCTGGGCGCGGGGGCCGTCGTCACCGTCGTGCTGATCTACATGTCGCACACCTACGTGTGGGCGGCGGAGTTCCCCGGCGAGGGCAGTCTGGGCAGCTCGATCGCGAGCGCCGCCGACACGGCGACGAACTGGGCGCAGGACAATCTGTCGGGCCTCACCAACGCCTTCCGGGACGCGATCACCAACGGTCTGCTGAACCCCTTCCAGACGCTGCTCACCGACTCGCCGTGGTGGCTGGTGGCCGCGGTCCTCGTCGGGCTGGCCGTCGTGCTGGGCGGCTGGCGGGCCGGTGTCACCACGGTGGTGTGCGTGGGGCTGCTGGTCGGTACGGGTGTCTGGTCGGACGCCATGACCACCCTCGCGTCGACCGTGGTGGCCACCGTGCTCGTGATGGTGCTCGGCATGGTCTTCGGGGTGTGGATGGGCCGCAGCGTGCTGGTGGACCGGGTGCTGCGGCCGAGTCTGGACGCGGCGCAGGTCATGCCGCCGTTCGTCTACCTCGTGCCGTTCCTGGCGTTGTTCGGCGCGACCCGCTTCACGGCGATCGTGGCGGCGATCGTGTACGCGGCGCCCGTCGCGATGAAGATCATCGCGGACGGGGTGCGGGCGGTGCCGCAGACGACGGTGGAGGCGGCCACGTCGGCCGGGTGCAACACCTGGCAGATCATCACCAAGGTTCAACTGCCGATGTCACGCAGTGCCCTGACGCTCGCGACCAATCAGGGGCTGATCTACGTGCTGTCGATGGTTGTGGTGGGCGGCCTGGTGGGGGCGGGTGCCCTCGGCTACGACGTCGTGGCCGGGTTCTCGCAGGGCCAGTTGTACGGGAAGGGGCTGGCGGCGGGTCTCGCCATCGTTCTTCTCGGCGTCATGTTCGACCGGATCACTCAGGCAGCGGCGCGACGCGCGAGCGCATAA
- a CDS encoding ABC transporter substrate-binding protein: MARHWRAGAAGLAVLGLTLTACGGAKVGEDSSGSGSSGGSGKCGTFNLAVNPWVGYEADAAVVAYVAQHDLGCTVTKKDLKEEIAWQGFGTGEVDAVLENWGHDDLKKKYITDQKTAVEAGSTGNKGIIGWYLPPWLAKAHPDITDYKNLNKYAANFKTSESGGKGQLLDGDPSYVTNDEALVKNLKLDFKVVYAGSETALIQAFRKAEKNKEWVIGYFYEPQWFLSEVPLVKVNLPKYTDGCDADAAKVACDYPVYDLDKIVSAKFAKSGSPAYDLVKNFNWTNDDQNTVAKYIAEDKMTADAAAKKWVEANPDKVKAWLG, from the coding sequence ATGGCAAGACACTGGCGTGCCGGCGCGGCCGGCCTGGCCGTCCTCGGCCTCACCCTCACCGCGTGCGGCGGTGCGAAGGTCGGCGAGGACTCCTCGGGTTCGGGCAGCTCGGGCGGCTCCGGCAAGTGCGGGACGTTCAATCTCGCGGTCAACCCCTGGGTGGGCTACGAGGCGGACGCGGCGGTCGTCGCGTACGTCGCCCAGCACGACCTCGGCTGCACGGTCACCAAGAAGGACCTCAAGGAGGAGATCGCCTGGCAGGGCTTCGGCACCGGCGAGGTGGACGCCGTCCTCGAGAACTGGGGCCACGACGACCTGAAGAAGAAGTACATCACCGACCAGAAGACCGCTGTGGAGGCCGGCTCCACCGGCAACAAGGGGATCATCGGCTGGTACCTGCCCCCGTGGCTGGCGAAGGCCCACCCCGACATCACCGACTACAAGAACCTGAACAAGTACGCCGCCAACTTCAAGACCTCGGAGTCGGGCGGCAAGGGCCAGCTCCTGGACGGCGACCCGTCGTACGTCACGAACGACGAGGCCCTGGTCAAGAACCTGAAGCTGGACTTCAAGGTGGTGTACGCGGGCAGTGAGACCGCGCTCATCCAGGCCTTCCGCAAGGCGGAGAAGAACAAGGAATGGGTGATCGGCTACTTCTACGAGCCGCAGTGGTTCCTGTCCGAGGTGCCCCTGGTCAAGGTGAACCTGCCCAAGTACACCGACGGCTGTGACGCCGACGCGGCCAAGGTCGCCTGCGACTACCCCGTCTACGACCTGGACAAGATCGTCAGCGCGAAGTTCGCCAAGTCGGGCAGCCCCGCCTACGACCTGGTGAAGAACTTCAACTGGACGAACGACGACCAGAACACCGTGGCCAAGTACATCGCGGAGGACAAGATGACGGCCGACGCGGCCGCCAAGAAGTGGGTCGAGGCCAACCCCGACAAGGTGAAGGCCTGGCTCGGGTAG